In Metarhizium brunneum chromosome 3, complete sequence, a genomic segment contains:
- the dps1 gene encoding Aspartate--tRNA ligase, cytoplasmic has protein sequence MEESSAPTSKKGAKKAEAKAKKEALKAQRAAELAAAAAAVNLEDDPAKDNYGNKQTTTSAFSQHAQEVEIRSIDETHNEKTVIVRAWLQKSRVQSAKMGFVELRKGGNWDIQGVIMASDEEPLVSRRMVKWVASINPESFVAVEAKVKKPLEPVKSCRVSGFELHITKCFVLAPAPAVLGMTIGTASQPIVNFSDETDQAGDVDAGKAAEAASEHTAPAASMLTHLDNIAMHKRAPVQQAIADIRIEVKRLFRSYLDSRGFKEFEPPCLIGAASEGGGNVFRLAYFGEEAFLAQSPQFYKQFEIAGGRERVFSIGPVFRAENSNTPRHMTEFTGLDLEMEIKESYTEVISILEGVLLSIFRGIQERCANEIETVRAVYHSEPLLLPEPGKEVRLTFAEAQKLLREEGPPEFANVRDDEDMSTPQEKALGQVVRAKYKTDFFVIDKFPETARPFYAKLDDAGTTVGDGVRVTNAYDMFLRGQEVLSGGQRIHDPVELEARIRSKGVDPKSGGIKEYLAMFQQVGVPPHGGGGIGLDRVVAWILGLPSVHLAAYYPRTPKRLLP, from the exons ATGGAAGAGTCGAGCGCTCCGACGTCAAAGAAGGGCGCGAAaaaggccgaggccaaggctaAGAAGGAGGCCTTGAAAGCCCAGCGTGCTGCAGaactcgccgccgctgccgccgccgtcaatcTCGAGGACGACCCCGCCAAGGACAACTACGGGAACAAGCAGACCACGACCTCAGCCTTCAGCCAGCACGCCCAAGAAGTCGAAATACGCTCCATTGACGAAACACACAATGAAAAGACGGTCATTGTGCGCGCATGGCTTCAAAAGTCCCGCGTACAGAGTGCCAAGATGGGCTTTGTTGAGCTCCGCAAAGGGGGCAACTGGGACATCCAGGGCGTCATTATGGCCTCTGACGAGGAACCCCTTGTCAGCCGTCGCATGGTTAAATGGGTAGCTAGCATCAACCCCGAGAGCTTCGTAGCGGTTGAAGCCAAGGTGAAGAAACCTCTCGAGCCCGTCAAGAGCTGCCGCGTCTCGGGATTCGAGCTTCACATCACAAAGTGCTTCGTGCTCGCGCCAGCTCCCGCCGTACTCGGCATGACCATAGGCACCGCCAGCCAACCCATTGTCAATTTCAGCGACGAGACTGACCAAGCGGGAGATGTTGACGCCGggaaggccgccgaggccgcttCCGAGCATACCGCGCCAGCCGCAAGCATGCTCACTCATCTCGACAACATTGCCATGCACAAGCGCGCTCCTGTTCAGCAGGCCATTGCG GATATCCGCATCGAAGTGAAGAGACTCTTTCGCTCATACCTCGACTCCCGCGGCTTCAAGGAATTCGAACCGCCCTGCCTCATCGGCGCGGCGTCTGAGGGCGGTGGAAACGTCTTTCGACTCGCGTATTTCGGCGAGGAGGCCTTTCTGGCCCAATCACCCCAATTCTACAAACAGTTCGAGATTGCAGGCGGCAGGGAGCGGGTGTTCAGCATAGGCCCCGTTTTCAGGGCCGAAAACTCCAACACGCCGAGGCACATGACCGAGTTTACAGGGCTTGATCTTGAGATGGAAATCAAGGAATCTTACACCGAAGTTATTTCCATACTGGAGGGTGTGCTGTTGTCCATCTTCCGCGGAATCCAAG AGCGATGTGCAAACGAAATTGAGACAGTCCGAGCCGTTTACCATTCAGAGCCGCTCCTCCTTCCCGAGCCAGGCAAAGAAGTCCGCTTGACCTTTGCCGAAGCGCAAAAGCTTTTACGAGAGGAAGGGCCCCCGGAGTTTGCAAATGTACGCGACGACGAAGATATGAGCACCCCCCAAGAGAAGgcccttggccaagtcgtcCGCGCCAAGTACAAGACGGACTTTTTCGTCATTGATAAGTTCCCCGAGACGGCGCGGCCATTTTACGCCAAGCTTGACGACGCCGGTACCACGGTAGGAGACGGTGTCCGCGTTACAAATGCCTATGATATGTTCCTGCGTGGGCAGGAGGTGCTCTCGGGCGGCCAACGTATTCATGACCCGGTCGAGCTCGAGGCCCGTATCCGCTCCAAGGGTGTGGACCCGAAAAGTGGCGGCATCAAGGAGTACTTGGCGATGTTTCAACAGGTTGGTGTGCCGCCGCATGGCGGAGGTGGCATTGGTCTTGATCGCGTGGTTGCTTGGATTCTGGGACTGCCAAGCGTCCACCTCGCGGCGTATTATCCTCGCACGCCGAAGAGACTGTTGCCATGA
- the mrs2 gene encoding Mitochondrial inner membrane magnesium transporter mrs2, with the protein MRLHHSFSSHARRIGHVHASRLPPCQLVARLASRNHGQVPFPRTYSSSNAAANSPATTQKGLFDLAIDIARTPMNGNVEMQFTQFDPAGAATSKSLTKVAIAHEYLLSARDLRIIDLPSNGFPHILIRENTLLIHLFDLRLLVQADKVLLFNVDSVEGDNTTCRVFTHDLEAKLHRRQAPYKKANEAFELRVVEVALASVTSTLEAEYLLVKRDVSRALQTLDQQMADKEGALVYSALRELLDISRSLARIEKRARLVRNAIQEVLNDDADMADMYLTDKQRGRRHLVHEHQEVEYLLEAYFKANDAIAQEAASLAENIQRTEETVKSILDVRRNQIMLLEAKVEIAMLSLAAATLVAGWYGMNVVNYLEQCPWAFAVLASGSLVGSALIWRSMIRRLRLIQLRTTRKE; encoded by the coding sequence ATGCGTCTACATCATTCATTCTCTAGCCATGCTCGCCGAATAGGACATGTGCATGCATCACGGTTACCGCCATGTCAACTCGTCGCGCGACTGGCATCGCgaaaccatggccaagtcccCTTTCCGCGGACCTACAGCTCCTCCAATGCGGCCGCCAACAGCCCGGCCACTACGCAAAAAGGGCTCTTCGACCTCGCCATTGACATCGCTCGAACGCCCATGAATGGTAATGTAGAGATGCAATTCACGCAGTTTGACCCCGCGGGCGCTGCCACTTCCAAGAGCCTGACCAAGGTCGCCATCGCCCACGAGTACCTCCTGAGCGCTCGGGACCTGCGCATAATCGATCTACCATCCAACGGATTCCCGCACATACTGATCCGGGAAAACACCCTGCTGATCCACCTGTTTGATTTACGGCTCCTCGTGCAGGCCGACAAGGTTCTGCTGTTCAACGTGGACAGCGTCGAGGGGGACAACACCACCTGCCGCGTCTTCACCCACGATCTCGAAGCCAAGCTTCACAGGCGGCAGGCCCCGTACAAAAAGGCCAATGAGGCGTTTGAGCTGcgcgtcgtcgaggtcgcccTCGCGTCCGTCACCTCGACCCTGGAAGCCGAGTACCTGCTCGTGAAGCGCGACGTGTCGAGGGCCCTGCAAACCCTCGACCAGCAAATGGCGGACAAGGAGGGGGCGCTCGTCTACTCGGCGCTGCGAGAGCTGCTCGACATTTCCCGGAGCCTCGCCCGCATCGAGAAGCGCGCGCGGCTCGTGCGCAATGCCATCCAGGAGGTGCtcaacgacgacgccgacatGGCCGACATGTATCTCACCGACAAGCAGCGCGGCCGGCGGCACCTGGTCCACGAGCACCAAGAGGTCGAGTACCTGCTCGAGGCGTACTTCAAGGCCAACGACGCCATTGCGCAGGAGGCGGCTAGTCTGGCGGAGAATATCCAGAGGACAGAGGAGACGGTCAAGTCGATTCTGGACGTGCGGCGCAACCAAATCATGctgctcgaggccaaggtggagATTGCCATGCTCAGCCTGGCCGCGGCAACGCTGGTAGCGGGCTGGTATGGCATGAATGTCGTGAATTATCTTGAACAGTGCCCCTGGGCGTTTGCCGTGCTCGCTTCGGGCTCTCTGGTTGGCAGCGCGTTGATATGGAGGTCCATGATTCGGCGTTTGCGGCTTATTCAACTGCGTACGACGAGAAAGGAGTAG
- the sed1_1 gene encoding Tripeptidyl-peptidase sed1: MRAAAIFISCFVAASLGIPTGHDVIHEKRDFDAVTSQVTKRAAADTLVPVRIALKQRNLDKGMEYLMDVSDPSSKNYGSHYTQDKVVDLFSPAPESIETVKRWLVDRGVPENQIKSPKSKGWLDFETTVGQLEDILKTNYHLYENKKTRSEHLGADSYSLPSEVSQHVDFITPGVVPIKVKSARAAPGQPRKIPFTPFPPGLTVNSQDASNCPTQITPACIKALYNITDSTTAVKGNQLGMFESDNEMHKQSDLDQFYRLYASKIPKGTGPKIDLIDWGSTKPDPNQAVGEAALDFDVSIPVIYPQGTELYQTKSNFDGRTHLGFLNQFLDAVDGAYCTSDGGDDPDVDGVTANEACGTFTPANVISFSYGLTENIWPTKYLKRQCDEFMKLGLQGSSIVFASGDGGVAGGHGGDCLGSNGDIFNPASPSSCPYVTSVGATLLPPGTSPGAPESATERFGSGGGFSNIWPSPDYQSAAVASFFASNDPGFPSYNTSENKIPTDGGIYNRAGRGFPDIAAIGDYGVIVLNGQPGRTGGTSMSAPIVAAIFTRVNEVRLKAGKKPIGFANPALYKNPAMFKDVTLGSQSGDAACNGNGFSAVQGWDPVTGLGTPDFPAVVEYFSNL, from the exons GCGCTGCTGCCGACACGTTGGTTCCGGTCCGTATTGCCTTGAAGCAGCGAAATCTGGACAAGGGCATGGAGTACCTCATGGACGT TTCTGATCCATCGTCTAAAAACTACGGAAGCCATTACACCCAGGACAAGGTCGTTGACCTCTTCTCTCCTGCCCCGGAATCGATTGAAACTGTCAAGAGGTGGCTGGTTGATAGAGGAGTACCTGAAAACCAGATCAAGTCTCCCAAGAGCAAAGGCTGGCTGGACTTTGAGACTACGGTTGGCCAGCTCGAGGACATTCTCAAGACCAACTACCACCTTTATGAGAACAAGAAAACCAGGAGCGAGCACCTGGGAGCCGATTCGTATTCTCTTCCCAGCGAAGTCTCTCAGCATGTAGACTTTATTACGCCCGGTGTCGTTCCGATCAAGGTGAAATCAGCTCGAGCTGCCCCCGGCCAACCTCGAAAGATTCCCTTTACTCCATTTCCTCCCGGCCTCACAGTCAACAGCCAGG ACGCATCCAACTGCCCTACTCAAATAACCCCCGCGTGCATCAAGGCCCTCTACAACATCACCGACTCCACGACGGCCGTCAAGGGCAACCAGCTAGGCATGTTTGAGAGCGACAACGAGATGCACAAGCAGTCAGATCTGGACCAGTTCTACAGGCTATACGCCTCCAAGATCCCCAAGGGCACGGGGCCCAAGATTGACCTCATTGACTGGGGCAGCACCAAGCCAGACCCGAACCAGGCCGTAGGCGAAGCCGCGCTCGACTTTGACGTCTCCATCCCCGTCATCTACCCCCAAGGCACGGAGCTGTACCAGACAAAGTCCAACTTTGACGGGCGCACGCACCTCGGCTTCCTGAACCAgttcctcgacgccgtcgacggcgcctaCTGCACCtctgacggcggcgacgaccccgacgtcgacggcgtgACGGCCAACGAGGCCTGCGGCACCTTTACGCCCGCCAACGTCATCTCCTTTTCCTACGGGCTGACCGAGAACATCTGGCCCACCAAGTATCTCAAG CGCCAATGCGACGAGTTCATGAAGCTCGGCCTCCAGGGCTCCTCCATCGTCTTCGccagcggcgacggcggcgtcgcAGGCGGCCACGGGGGCGACTGCctcggcagcaacggcgacaTCTTCAACCCGGCGAGCCCCTCGTCGTGCCCGTACGTGACGTCGGTCGGCGCCACGCTCCTCCCTCCCGGCACCTCCCCCGGCGCCCCCGAGTCCGCCACCGAGCGCTTCGGctccggcggcggcttcagcAACATCTGGCCCTCGCCCGACTACCAGAGCGCGGCCGTCGCGTCCTTCTTCGCCTCCAACGACCCCGGCTTCCCGAGCTACAACACGAGCGAGAACAAGATCCCCACCGACGGGGGCATTTACAACCGCGCCGGCCGCGGGTTCCCCGACATTGCGGCCATTGGCGACTACGGCGTCATTGTGCTCAACGGCCAGCCGGGCCGGACCGGCGGCACGTCCATGTCTGCGCCTATCGTGGCGGCTATATTCACCCGTGTGAATGAGGTGCGTCTCAAGGCGGGCAAGAAGCCGATTGGCTTTGCGAACCCGGCGCTGTATAAGAACCCGGCTATGTTCAAGGACGTGACTCTGGGGAGTCAGTCGGGCGATGCGGCTTGCAATGGGAATGGGTTTTCTGCTGTCCAGGGCTGGGACCCTGTTACTGGGCTGGGGACGCCGGACTTTCCTGCCGTGGTGGAGTATTTCTCCAACTTGTAG